TACAAGAAAAGGGCAGGAGCCTTTTGCAACTGCCAAGCTTGCAGAATTCCAGGTGACGAAGTTGAAGAATTTGGCACTTCATTTTTTGCTGCAACAAGGTACCAACTAGACAGGGCCTAGTTCTAGTTATAATACACCATATATCTGGAACCATTGAGAGATAGGCAACCTAAGGTAAACTGGCACAGTGTGGTTATCTCTTGGATGGCTACTTTGGACAGATTACCAACTAAAAGCAAAGTGCGTTATAGAATATTCAGTGAACGCCTGTTTTGCAGCGAGGAGAccagagatttttttttttgggtgtaGAAGCTCAAAGCTCATATGAGGGAAATCCTTTCAGTAtgcaattttaatataaatgtaaaaagtatataaaaattatattttaaaaaaataaaaaaatgtaaaaaaaagttaaatctaaaaaagtaaaattataaaaatatttaaaactataaaaatttaaaagaaataaagaaaaatatgaataaaattttgatttttttcatttaacatatctaacaaatttataaatttattgtgctattaatgaaaatttcaattttaaaaataaagatacCTATAATATTATTTGATTCCTTGATTGAGTTAATTGAATAACAAgtatttcacgaaatgattttttttttttgcaaagatAATATTATCACGATAATATTTGAACatggtaacttttaaaaataattttcttaatgaatatatatttttaaagataaataaatattttcttttggcaggagaataaaaaataacatttcacAGCGTTTTCATAAGGGGGAAAGAGAACACATTCCAGCGTTCGCTTGAAGACCATGTTGATTAATCGTGTGTTATTATTTCAGTCTTATAAAAAGGGTCTAAATTAAAggagaagaggaaaaaaaaacacaggaaaaaagagaggaaaatggAGGAGTTTGAGAAACGACAAGTTTCCATGGAAGAAGACACTGAAATGGAGGAGAGCGATGCTGTTGGAAACCCTAAAGCCAGTCAGAAATCCGGCAGCGATTCGGAGTCAAGCGATTCAGAAGAGGAAGCAGATCAGAATGAACAGCTCTTAGCCCTAGAATACGAGCTCTCCACCAATCCTTCCAACTACGATGCACATGTTCAGGTAAACAGTATTCCTCCTTCTCCTTAGTGAAAGTAAACGTAAACGTATTTTCCTACTACTACTAATGCTACTATTTCCtgttatttgatttgatttcacAGTACATAAAGCTTTTGAGGAGAAGTGCTGAAATAGAGAAACTAAGAGAAGCAAGGGAAAACATGAATACGTTGTTTCCATTGAGTCCTGAAATGTGGATGGAATGGGCCAAAGACGAAGCTTCTCTTTCTAATGAGTCCAATTTCGAGTCAGTCGAGAAGCTTTACGAGAGAGGCATCTCTGAGTATCTGTCTATCCCCCTTTGGTGTGAGTACCTAAATTATGTGCAAGAACATGATCCAAAAGTGCGTGATTGTTTAGCTGATGGAATTTCAAAGGCAAGAAATCTGTTTGAGCGAGCTGTTACTGCCGCTGCTCTTCATGTTTCTCAAGGATCTCAAATATGGGATGCATATATCCAATACGAGGAAGCTATTTTACTAACTATTGACCAATCTGACATCCAGGTCTCAGCATGATACCTTTTTCTTTACACTCAAATACAGTTTCTCATAAAGAATTTGTTTTTGAGTTGGACTGCTAATCATCCGTTCCTTGTTCAGGCTAAAGAGAAACAGGTCCAGCGCATACGGAGTATATTCCATCGATACTTGTCTATTCCCCTTGCTAGCTTGAAGTCTACTCTTCTAGCCTACAAGGCATGGGAGGTGGAGCAAGGAAATTCCCTTGATGCTGAACCTGGCGATGTTTTAGGGGTTTCTTCCCATGTTGCTTCGGGTTACCAGAAGGCAGAGGAGATGTACAATGCTCGTGCACATCATGAAGAACAGATTACTAGACAGGATATATCTGAGTCTGAAAGGTTTCAACATTACATGGTATACATATCATACTCTAAAATCTCTTTCGTGtggaaattcttttatttaattctgaCTTTGAAGTCAAATTTGGTTTCTTCATGTATTCTTTAAGGCACTGTCTCTTGTTTCTTATGAGACTGAAATATTGTTCTTGCCTCTTTACGCTATTGAAGTGTTGGCTTTAGCATCATTCCGCCTGGTTAAATTGATTAATAATTCATTTGTTGCAGAGctacttggattttgaaaaatcttTTGGTGATCCAGCCCGAGTTCAAATTCTGTATGAACGTGCCATAACTGACTTTCCTGTATCAAATGATCTCTGGCTTCACTATACTCACTATCTTGATAAAACCTTGAAGGTTCTTGGTTTTACTTTCtcttattcaattaaccattaaAGTTCTTTCTTTTACTTGTTATAACTTCTAATTGGGTTTGCCATACTAGAAATTATTCTTGCTTTTCCTTTTAGGTGGGAAATGTTGTGAAGGATGTTTATTCCAGGGCTACAAGAAACTGTCCCTGGGTTGGAGAACTTTGGGTTCGCTATTTGCTGTGTCTGGAGCGTGGCCTTGCTTTTGAGAAAGAGATATCTGCTGTATGTTGTGTTTTTCAGAGATTAGTAACTCTTGTCTCTGTCTGGACTACATTATAATGTATCAAATAGTTGTTCAAAGTCTGATCTTCAGTCATCATTGTAGGATAACATATAGCTTCTGCATATAATACCTGAACTTTGGCTTGGAGCTCTAGGAAGTTCTTAAACATCAGTTGACCAGGGAAAAAATgcgtatatatattttgtttctgCTAGTCAAGCATTGCACTAAGGTTTACTATGAGCTCAAAAGAAGAACATAAAAGTGTGGAGAAAATTTATCCAGGCCTATAGAAACATCGGTTCAATTTCAAAATCCCCTATGCCACCTTTTGAACATGCTTTGGTCTCAATGTTTCCATCATGTTGTAATATGATCTTATTTCCACATCAAAATAAACTGAATGCTATCACATTTTCATGGTAGATTTAGAGCAGTTCAATTTTGGTAGTTTGCTTTGGAACTATTAGAAGTTCTATAATCGCCTATTATAGTTTCAAGATTTTTGAAAAGGAAATTTCCTTGACATGTTTGTAATGAGTAATGTGTAAAATACTTTTATTGTTTTATGATTCTATTTAAGgtcatttaattgattttttccttaaatttatttcAGGCCTTTGAGAAGTCCCTTAAATGCACATTTTCAACCCTTGAGGAggtatggattttttttttttaaattgtatctATTTTAGACTTCATTTGATACTGTTCATGTGTTGAATAGTTTTAACCTCTTTTGTTTGTTCTAGTACCTCGATTTGTTCCTCACCCGAGTAGATGGCTTGAGACGTAGAATTTCATCAGCTAGTGGAGATGGTGTGTTGAACTATTCAATGATTAGGGAATCTTTTCAGGTTTGAATGCATACTTTTTCATCTCCATATTTAAAATAACTTTCATAGTTAAGCAAGTGTGATTGAAGGTTATCAAGCACATTGAAGTATAGTCCTTGTTTTGAGTCATTTTAATTGTATGTAAAAGCATTTTGGAATTCATGGTCTTCTTTATGTATGGGCTAGCAATATGTCCCTTTTGTATGTTTGAGTTTGACACTGAAGTCTCTCTTCCAGCAAGCAGCAGATTACTTATCACCACACATGAAGAACACTGATGGTTTACTGCATTTGCATGCCTATTGGGCCCGTTTAGAGCTGAAATTGGGCAACGATTTAATTGCAGCTCGTGGTGTTTGGGAGAGCTTGCTTAAAACTTGGTTTGACTTTTCAAAGCTTGCATGCATTATTGTATTGTTATTTTAAATATCTGATGTTTCAGAGGTTTCACGAATGTATCCATCTGTGCAGTGGTTCAATGTTGGAAGCATGGAAAAGTTATATAGcaatggaaattgaattagatcaTATAAATGAAGCCAGGGCCATATATAAGAGATGCTACAGCAAAAGATTTAGTGGAACGGGTTCAGAGGTACATTTTCCATGTTTAATGTAAATATAATTTGTATGACTTGATTATGTTCAAATGTTTGCTCAGTCTTCAGTTCAGTGggttgttaaaataataaattgatgtattttctATCTGTATGGCAAATATTTATGTTTCCTTTTTtgcttttttcccttctttttactTTTCTTACTGTTGACTACAAGGCAGAATGTGAGAATATAAGAAACATGAATTTGGAACAGCATTGAAGTTTAGATCATATATAGTTTTTCCTGCTTATTGATTAGTTTAACTTGTTTCTTTTGGGAAAAGGTTTTAAGGTGCTCACAGTAACGTGGTAACTTAGAACATCTCTGGGGAATGATGCCTATTTAAGTTTTTTCCCTGGGGCTAGAAAATTAAGAGGTTTTAGGGTTCATGGAGATTAAATCTTCAAAGGGCCAGAATTAAAGGGAAAGGTCAATGGAAGTTTTGTGCAGCAGGTGAATTAGAAGaaagaacttttttttttaattcatgtgCTTATGCTTTGAACAGTTACTGAGAACATTGTAGAAAGAGAGGGGAAAGGTGAAGGACGAAATGTGCTTCTGGCCTTCATTCTTAATAATGAGTATCCGCATTTCTTATAATTTCATTGATAAATTCTTAATAAAGTATAAAGGCTCTTCCTAGACCTCTAGTAGTATGATTTTTAGTTGGCAACTTTCTAGAGTGATTTCTGGAAGAATACAAGCTAGATAAAAATTATGCCCAGGTTACAGgatgtataaaattatttccaGTTTGCATAAAATGGCCAGAAACTATGAACTGAAGTCCTAAATTGCCAGTAATGAAAATCCATATATGAAAAGTAATTTTCTTCATTTGTTGTATCACTTTTAATCATAAACTATAATGGACTATATATATCACTGTTTACTTCTATGCCCAATATGAAGTTGCACCCTAGGAGCCCACAGTAGTTTTATCTATTTGAATGTATAGCAGAATGTGTCAATGCTCATGGAAACCAGAAAACACTACGAATCAGATGTAACGGATGACAGCAGATATCATTCCCTTTTTTCCTTTTCTATCATATGGAAgtcaaaattttctcaattttaacATTGAGTGTTCTATCTCTAGTTGATGGTATGATGTGGAACTGATACTATACTAGACTTGTTTATGCATGCGCATCTGTATATGCCTTACTGTGCATGTGAGCTTCTATATGTGCATGTGTGTGTACGGGTACAAATGTTATGAGATAGAgctataatttattttatggcCATAGATCTAATATTCTTCTGTGATATGGttcatttttttaagttttactcTTCTTGTCGCTGCCGTCTTTTTTaagattaattgattttttttctctcaactGATATAGCCAACAACCTGTCTTGGtccttttttcataattttatagtTAGTTACTACAGTGACTATGATAACTTAGAATggtttacttatatttttaagatGAATAATAATATCTTTTGGGATTGTAATTTGTGTTGGCTCTTTTATGCCGTACTCCAGAATTTTCTTCTACTGCATTATAAATATCCTTTAAATTAGATGATATATTCCTGCCTAAAAAACAGAATCATTCAGGACATCTGCCATTCTTGGTTGCGCTTTGAGAGGGAATTTGGAACACTGGAAGACCTCAACCATGCTGTGCAAAAGGTActgaattttactttttttttccagTTCTGCAGCTCATGTTGTTTTGCTTCAGATAATTAACACATTTCCTTTTACAAGTATGGAACTCCACTTCCTTGTAGAtgggtttaaattcaattcaataaataattatatactaAGTAGTAAAATACATTCTGGAAGTTGTAAGGAATttaagaattttatattttggctAGCTATCTTTTTTATTAACATCAAAGTTTCTTAGGAAGGGTAGGCAGTTTAGTCAACAAAGAAGCAAGTGTTGTATTACTTCATCTTCGAAAAAAGAATAAGTACTGTGgagtaaaaattgaaatcttAAATCACCTGCTTTCTCCATCAACTGCCCTACCTGCACCACTTCGTTAGGTGATTATTCTGTCTACTTTCTAAGTCCATTATCCTGATTAATCCACGtgtataacatttttttattgcaTTCGCTACTCATTGGCTAGGTGGAGATTTGCCATTAGGTGTGAAAAGGATGATAGATCTGATCTAATTTTATTATGCTACCTTTAGTAGTAACATGCTGCAAATCTTGGTTCCATTAAAAATTCTCTACTATTTAGTCTTGAACAACAGTATTTTATTTACTTACTGAGTTTCAGGGTGAAGTTTGAGAACATATTTTATCCCTATTAAACAAAGGTGTACTGTGccttttaggtgttttcttaTTTAGTGAAAAGTTACTAGACTGGATTCTGTGTTTTCAGTACTTTCTTTCCCTCATTAATGTGATGCCATTAACTATTTATGTTTCCTTGATAGTTGTTGGTCACAGATAGTCAGTTTGTAAGTGACTTATGCTTGTGAAGCTTAATGATTTGTTGATCCAAATCTAAGTATTAAAGTACCCTTTCTGCTGCCCTTGGGAAACTACCTTTCATGAGTCTGAAACATCATTTTAGTACATTTTTTAACATCCTCTTGTACTTGCTGTATGCTTAGAAAATTCACAATATTGTAATGTCTGGTTATGTTAAAAACAAAGTGTCATCTGGTTGATGAATAGCCCTGTCTGCCTTTATCAAAGTCAGAATTACTCTTGTTTTCCATACCATCTCTCAGGTTACTCCTCGTCTTGAGGAGCTGCAATTATTTAGGTTACAACAGGAATCTAAATCTTTCACTGGAGCAATAGATCAAAGAGAGCAGACCCTTAAGAACACATCTCGTGAGAGGAGGAAATCAGGTTCAAGTGCAATTGATGAGCAGCCTCCAGCTAAGTGGCAAAAATATACTTCTCAAAATAAGAAATTGCACAAGAAAGAGAACACACAAGGGCTGAACTTAGCTGAAGCAAATGATGGGGAAGAGAAAGAAGGCAAGGTTGAGAAAAAGGTAAATGAGAGGCAGATGAAAGACACTAAGAATACTACATCAAGATTATATAAAGATCAGTGCACTGCATTTGTATCAAATCTTAACATTACGGTAAGTAGGACCCTTAATTTGCTGCTCTTCTACTTTTTATTCAAATAAATGGATAGACTTGCTCTTTTCTGATATTGTTTACTGTTGGATGTATGGATGAcaagtttatgtttttgggagCAGGCAAAAGACGAAGATCTCCATCAATTCTTCAGTGATGTTGGTGGGGTCACCGCAATTCGAATTCTGCATGACAAGTTCACTGGAAAATCAAGGGTCTCCCCCCCCCCCTTGAGAATGTGTACTTGCACACACATGCACAtgctttgtttttttgtttttgtactGCACATGTTACAAAAGACATGGGAAACTAGCTGCATACGTTGCTTACTAGAAGTCAGTCTGGTGCTTAGGCTGAATTTCTATATCACAATCTTTCTTGAGTAGTATAAATTATGTCCTGTACAGTTTAAGGTCCTTTATGAGTGAGTTTTACTGTCTCTGTTGGTAGACTAGTCTATGGCACGCCCATTTTGTGGTGACATGAaacaattaacaaaaatattgtTAGATAAATGTTTAAAAGAACATGAGAACCAAAgttttttgaaaacataaattacTTGTTAAAGAAAGAAAAGTAGGAATGCAACTGTCGTACAGTGTTGAAATAGAGAAAAATAGTAAAGTTGTAAGTTTAAGAGAAGAGTAGATTTGAACCATATTTTCTAAGAAAGTGAAAGACTATTATATCCTAAACAACTTGTGTTTTATTAACTGGaggttttttttttgcctttttttcaACTGAGTTGGTGTTACTGGCCTAGTTAAAGCAACTTGGTCAGGGGTTTTATTTAGTATAGCGATAACTTTCCCTAGGAGGAATATTGTGTTTAAACAATCTCAGGCTTTCGTAGTATTTTGCATGCATCATTCTATGATAAAGAATGTCATTTCCTACTGTTTGTGTTTAGTTCTTGCATTCACAGCTGATATGCTCCACCAAGCTGTCTCAAGCATTCAGCAATATTAATTAAAGTCTAATGGTTTATTGTGGGATGATTAATAGACTATGATTCTCTATGAATATTATCAGTTATATGTCTATGGTGGTACTTTCATAgtctagaaaattaaaatttttcaatgttttaaTCTTTTTCGATGTGTTTTACATAGTTTTAGAGCTAATTTTCAGTCGTATGCTCATGTAGTGATGCTCTATAccttttattgaattttgaagGGACTGGCATATGTGGATTTTAAGGATGATGAACACCTTGCTGCAGCTGTAGCGAAGAATAAGCAAATGTTTCTTGGAAAGAAGTTGAGTGTTGCACGGTCAAATCCAAAGCAGGGCAAGAGAGAATCCCTTGCTCATACTGCACCTGGTGGTAAGCTGAAGGGATATAATTTTACTCTCTCCTTTCTCTCCTTAAGACTTTTATTTCCATTTGCATATACATCTCAAGCTATTGGTACAGATGCTTAATTTATTAAATGCATCGCAAACCTTTTCAATGTGCAATGTGTTGTTTGCATGAATATTTGAATTCAAAATTGATAATATTCATTCCTGAAGGCTAGTATGCCTGCAAAACATTGGAAATAAAATTCCTGCTAAACAAAATTGGCTGAGTGAAAATATTTTTTGCCTGAGGTTTGATAATTCCTGTCCTCTAATTTTGTCATATTAGAAAAGCCTCCTAGAAGTGCATAAAATGCCAGTTGACCATAAGCCTAACAGTTGTTAAGGTAATTTGATATCTTTCTGGAAGGGCTTATCTTGGTATTTTAATTTATGAGAAACTTGAGAGGGCTTATCTTGGTAACGTGATATCTTTCTGCAAGGGCTTATCTTGGTAAAAATCATAGAATAGATATCTGAAGTtatgtttctattttctttttgaaacttACCTTTAGATCTCCATcccttaaaaaaatagaaaatcccTTAAGTGGCGTGGGGTGGAGATCTAAAGGtatgtttcttcttcttctttttaattcttttgtGGCCCCATTGTTAAAATTTTCTTGCCATATCTAATTGACAACCCTTTCAAAGTATTCAAAAATGAAGATTTTCACTTGTGCAGTTAGGGCTAGTTCTTCCATCTTTAAAAGTTTAGAGCTTAATTTGAGTCTTCCTACATTTTAAGGGTATATATGTTCAAACCATGTACTTTAATCAGACTGTTGTGGAAAAGTATGTCCGACCTCTTTTGTATATGCTGGTTCTTTCTTGTATTATGCTGTAGTATCAAGTCCAATGCCTTGAATTAAGGCAGATGGTGCATTTTTAGCGAggtgttttctttttatttgtatcACATTTACATTTATTTCTCTTCCTTCATCTAGATCTTAAATTACTGTGTCTGAGACATATTCAGACATAAAAGTATGGGCTATGGTTCtccaaatatatgtaaaaacTCAGCAGAGCTTAATCATACCTGTATCTGACACTAACCCTCCAGTCTGGATAACGTATGTCACCCTTCGCTTTTGTTTAATCCTAGTTTTACAGTAATAAAAGTTTGCTTCTTTTGTGTGTGGTTTGCTGTATCCCCCTTAGCTTGCTTGGTTAGTCTCAGATTCTAATGTTTTCTAAGCTGAAATTGCAGAAGAAGCTAGTAATCAAAGTGGAGGCCACGGGAGATCTGTATCTAAAGAATCTGGTGAAGATTCAAAGGGATCTAGAGGTCGTAAGCGCGTTGAGAACATCCAGTTCAAAGGGAAGAACACATTTGCAGTGCCAAGAAATGTTAAACCACTTGGATGGACTAACAAACCTGGAACCCGGGAAGAGGAAGATGAGAAGCCAAAATCAAATGATGAGTTCAGAAAAATGTTTATGAAAACCTGAGGTTCACTCTCAAGTTTCTGGTTAAGATCAATGCTCAGAATGAATGTTATCTTAGTACAAATTTTACTAGCAACACACCAATTTTTGTGATAAATTAGTTGTGGGCTTTTAGTAACCTATTAGGTCAAGGCTGCTagacctttttttttccttttttggatCATAGCTAGACTGGCATGTAAATTGCTAGAATTAAATTTGGTTCTCAAGGTTATCGATGTCTTTAAGGCTCAGCCCATCCTTAGTAACGGCTATACATAGGTCTTTTCCTTTATGTTTACACATTTTGTTGAAGATCGTCTACTGTCTTGGAAACATTTTGCAGCTGGGTTTAGGGTGGGCTTTTAAAATAGGTTTTTCATCGACTTCAATGACACAAACAGATTAAACTACTGCTCTTGTCTTTGATTTAGTAGCATTGAATGTTTATATGAAAAATTCCGTAGGGGGCAGTTATGTTTGTTCTGTGTAAATTCGCGGTGATTTACTCCTATCAAGCTATGTGATTCCATGGGGGGCAGTTTTGTTTGTTCTGTGTAAATTCACGGTCATATGCTATTTCATCAAGATAATAAGGTTGCAGAAGTTATTCTCACAATTCTTTTCAACATGACAAGAGAAAGCATGTTGAAATTGTTGACATTTGTGCCTATAGTCCTGGAATTTAGTTTTTCTACTTTTTAGATTCTAAAATTCAGGTTTAActattaacatattaattttttttggttaaatttgttgtgacattttgaaattaaaaaaaaaagaagagaaattacTCACTTGGTAGTTAtgtaattaatttgaatttaacaaaaaaaaattattgaatattaacggttggatttgaattttaaattttgaaaaagaggaattaaattttaaatttttgaaaatacaagCATTGTAGGCACATTTTAACCTTTCATAAAAGAGAAACACTTAAGACTAGGCAATTTTGCTTCGTATATGTTTTCATGAAACGGTCAACTAGGTGATGTACTAGAAGGATTATCTAGTGCCATTTTCAAAAAATCTATTAACAAGCCTCAAATGCAAAAGAACTTCGCATCAGGTGGACGATTGAAATTTTGCTATAATAAGGTTGTAATTAGAAAAGAAAAGTCGGCGTTgtaattatttagatttttttacgTAGCAGATCCCGATTTAGTTTCCTAGTTTCTCCTTTCTAAGTCAATAGTGGTTACTCTATATACCCTATTGTATTCCAACTTGAATAAAAGTGATTTTCCCTTCTCTTCAAACCTGTCAAAATCGCTTCAGTAAAAACTACAACACCCTTTATCCACGCGGTTCTGATAGCCAAACTTGCCTTCTGCCTTGCAGTCcagatgctttttttttttaaatttataaatacaaccaaaattacaactaaattttatttcaaaGTAAACTCAGACCACCATTGATTGGGATTCCAAGCTGTTGCCATAGTCCTGTCCTTTTTTTTGGGTATAAAATAATAGTAGTCGAATTCCTTCGCTATTTAGAACCACCAAACCAGTCGCATGCTAATGTTAAGAATCAATGCAGAGatgcaacctttttatttttggtataaaAGAACAGAAATTCGGGATAGGAGAAGATATAAGAAAGAACTCAGATTTATTGGATGTCACCTCCTAAAAGGGTGACCAACTAGAGACgtaacacctttactaacagCTAAATCATTTACAAGGGGAGACTGGACGTGGTACAAAAACAAAACGGTGACATTGTTTGTAGCTAAATCACAATCGCCAACTTTACAAGAGAACAGTGGTTAAGGCTCCTTGTTTGGCACCATAGTGACTAAAGTTACCCTATTGATATAATCCCCCCCCCCTTCCCCCAAATTTGTAAGGaaataggaaagaaaaaaaactaaatcaaatGACCATATTTGACCAGCTAATGCGTTCCACCGATCAAATACAGCTTTTCTCCATCATTTATCATGTCCACATCAAGAATTTTACCTCCATTTTCAGTTAACATACAAGAAGCACCTGCTAAGTCTAGCTGCTCGGCGGCAGTTGTAACAAGCGCTTCCATTGTGTGAGGGATCCATAATACAATTCCATGTCTCCTCTGATCTTTAGCATCCCAGGGGTGGAAAGGAAAAACCGTACATTTTTTTGGGTGTATTTTATCTGGATTTAGCAACAGAAAATTCTGTCATTAGTGCACAACCAGAGATTAAACTGTA
The genomic region above belongs to Gossypium hirsutum isolate 1008001.06 chromosome D05, Gossypium_hirsutum_v2.1, whole genome shotgun sequence and contains:
- the LOC107906307 gene encoding squamous cell carcinoma antigen recognized by T-cells 3 isoform X1 codes for the protein MEEFEKRQVSMEEDTEMEESDAVGNPKASQKSGSDSESSDSEEEADQNEQLLALEYELSTNPSNYDAHVQYIKLLRRSAEIEKLREARENMNTLFPLSPEMWMEWAKDEASLSNESNFESVEKLYERGISEYLSIPLWCEYLNYVQEHDPKVRDCLADGISKARNLFERAVTAAALHVSQGSQIWDAYIQYEEAILLTIDQSDIQAKEKQVQRIRSIFHRYLSIPLASLKSTLLAYKAWEVEQGNSLDAEPGDVLGVSSHVASGYQKAEEMYNARAHHEEQITRQDISESERFQHYMSYLDFEKSFGDPARVQILYERAITDFPVSNDLWLHYTHYLDKTLKVGNVVKDVYSRATRNCPWVGELWVRYLLCLERGLAFEKEISAAFEKSLKCTFSTLEEYLDLFLTRVDGLRRRISSASGDGVLNYSMIRESFQQAADYLSPHMKNTDGLLHLHAYWARLELKLGNDLIAARGVWESLLKTCGSMLEAWKSYIAMEIELDHINEARAIYKRCYSKRFSGTGSEDICHSWLRFEREFGTLEDLNHAVQKVTPRLEELQLFRLQQESKSFTGAIDQREQTLKNTSRERRKSGSSAIDEQPPAKWQKYTSQNKKLHKKENTQGLNLAEANDGEEKEGKVEKKVNERQMKDTKNTTSRLYKDQCTAFVSNLNITAKDEDLHQFFSDVGGVTAIRILHDKFTGKSRGLAYVDFKDDEHLAAAVAKNKQMFLGKKLSVARSNPKQGKRESLAHTAPGEEASNQSGGHGRSVSKESGEDSKGSRGRKRVENIQFKGKNTFAVPRNVKPLGWTNKPGTREEEDEKPKSNDEFRKMFMKT
- the LOC107906307 gene encoding squamous cell carcinoma antigen recognized by T-cells 3 isoform X2 — translated: MEEFEKRQVSMEEDTEMEESDAVGNPKASQKSGSDSESSDSEEEADQNEQLLALEYELSTNPSNYDAHVQYIKLLRRSAEIEKLREARENMNTLFPLSPEMWMEWAKDEASLSNESNFESVEKLYERGISEYLSIPLWCEYLNYVQEHDPKVRDCLADGISKARNLFERAVTAAALHVSQGSQIWDAYIQYEEAILLTIDQSDIQAKEKQVQRIRSIFHRYLSIPLASLKSTLLAYKAWEVEQGNSLDAEPGDVLGVSSHVASGYQKAEEMYNARAHHEEQITRQDISESERFQHYMSYLDFEKSFGDPARVQILYERAITDFPVSNDLWLHYTHYLDKTLKVGNVVKDVYSRATRNCPWVGELWVRYLLCLERGLAFEKEISAAFEKSLKCTFSTLEEYLDLFLTRVDGLRRRISSASGDGVLNYSMIRESFQQAADYLSPHMKNTDGLLHLHAYWARLELKLGNDLIAARGVWESLLKTCGSMLEAWKSYIAMEIELDHINEARAIYKRCYSKRFSGTGSEDICHSWLRFEREFGTLEDLNHAVQKGLAYVDFKDDEHLAAAVAKNKQMFLGKKLSVARSNPKQGKRESLAHTAPGEEASNQSGGHGRSVSKESGEDSKGSRGRKRVENIQFKGKNTFAVPRNVKPLGWTNKPGTREEEDEKPKSNDEFRKMFMKT